Sequence from the Longimicrobium sp. genome:
GGTGTTCGGCCCGGTGGTGTCGCTGTACGTCTATCCGGATGCCCAGTGGGAAGACACGCTGCGCATCGTGGACAAGAGCACGCCGTACGCGCTGACGGGCGCCGTGTTCGCCACCGACCGCGCGGCGCTGGTGCAGGCTGACCGCGAGCTGCGGAACGCGGCGGGCAATTACTACGTGAACGACAAGCCCACGGGCGCGGTGGTGGGCCAGCAGCCGTTCGGCGGCGCGCGGGCCAGCGGCACCAACGACAAGGCGGGGAGCATTCTGAACATGCTCCGCTGGATCTCGCCGCGGACGATCAAGGAAACGTTCGCCCCGGCACGCTCGTTCGAGTACCCGTTCATGGGCGAGAAGTAGCCGATCGGCCGGGCACGGTCGGACGGATCACGACGAAGCGCCTCCGGGAATTTGCCGGAGGCGCTTCGTCGTTTGCGCTCCACGGCTACGTCCTCGGTGCCGGGGAGCCGCACCACGGGATCCGGAGCCCGACGGTGATCGGCAGATAGACATTGGGCGCGGACTCGGTGCCTGAAGCAAAGGAAGAAAACGGCACCTCGAGCCGCGTCTGGGCGAACAACGCCGCTCCGCCCGAGTCCAGGTTCGTCCCCACGCCCAGACTCGCGCCGGGCACCGGTCCATCAGACTCGCCTCCACGGAAGCTGGTACATGCCGTCGACTGGCCATACGCAGGCGCCGCGATAGCCGCGGCGCTCGTTCAGGTTCGGG
This genomic interval carries:
- a CDS encoding aldehyde dehydrogenase family protein is translated as VFGPVVSLYVYPDAQWEDTLRIVDKSTPYALTGAVFATDRAALVQADRELRNAAGNYYVNDKPTGAVVGQQPFGGARASGTNDKAGSILNMLRWISPRTIKETFAPARSFEYPFMGEK